One Leptolyngbya sp. 'hensonii' genomic region harbors:
- a CDS encoding DUF2997 domain-containing protein, translated as MAEYQKIEYRIDKEGKITEKVIGVTGPDCTTATAGIEQALGQVESRELLPEYDQDGDDGMSSLVQSAQS; from the coding sequence ATGGCTGAATATCAGAAGATTGAATACCGCATTGATAAAGAAGGCAAGATTACTGAAAAAGTGATCGGAGTGACTGGCCCCGATTGCACAACGGCAACAGCGGGCATTGAACAGGCATTGGGGCAGGTCGAAAGCCGGGAGCTTTTGCCAGAGTACGATCAGGACGGCGATGATGGAATGAGTTCTCTGGTTCAATCTGCTCAATCCTAA
- a CDS encoding peptidoglycan-binding protein produces MTMKPCLLPALCSIKATRSALRCCSLPGLFILGACWSLSTLHPPALASIPDETVTIAQSSTQSVRRSTLRYGSKGEQVAELQAALKLLGYYDGPVNSVYDESTVIAVSEFQRAAGIAVDGITGPGTWGRLFPAPSGTSTAMTARNSTSTGRTTASKPSQTAAPNSTSRSATAAKPDAQPNMADLPILRKGMRGTAVEGLQRRLKASGFYQGPIDGVFGAETRAAVRALQRQNRLTADGVVGPATWNLLLR; encoded by the coding sequence ATGACTATGAAGCCGTGCTTGTTGCCTGCCCTGTGTTCAATCAAAGCGACCAGATCTGCACTCAGGTGCTGCAGCTTACCTGGCCTGTTCATCCTGGGGGCATGCTGGTCCCTGTCAACGCTGCACCCACCCGCCCTGGCCTCTATTCCTGATGAAACCGTCACGATCGCCCAGTCTTCTACCCAATCGGTGCGGAGATCGACCTTGAGGTATGGCAGTAAGGGAGAACAGGTGGCTGAATTACAGGCTGCTCTCAAGTTACTGGGCTACTATGATGGGCCGGTCAATAGCGTGTATGACGAAAGTACGGTGATTGCGGTCTCAGAGTTTCAGCGGGCTGCTGGGATTGCGGTAGATGGTATTACAGGGCCAGGGACCTGGGGGCGTCTGTTTCCTGCCCCCTCAGGCACTTCAACGGCTATGACAGCCAGAAACTCGACCTCGACTGGACGAACGACGGCTTCTAAACCCAGTCAGACAGCAGCCCCTAATAGCACCTCCCGATCGGCGACTGCTGCGAAACCCGATGCTCAGCCCAACATGGCTGACCTGCCTATTTTGCGAAAGGGTATGCGGGGAACGGCAGTGGAAGGGCTGCAGCGACGGCTGAAGGCGAGCGGATTTTATCAAGGGCCGATCGATGGGGTCTTTGGGGCAGAAACCAGAGCTGCGGTGCGAGCTTTGCAACGACAAAATCGATTGACGGCGGATGGGGTGGTCGGTCCAGCGACCTGGAATTTGCTGTTACGCTAA
- a CDS encoding SAM-dependent chlorinase/fluorinase, translated as MLTLLTDFGLQDVYVGVMKGVIAGINPHLGVVDLTHQIPPQDIVAARFNLLNAVDYFPAGTVHLAVVDPGVGGKRRAIAVAFAGGYLVGPDNGLFSGVLGRSPTIAAVELTCSTYWRTPDPSPTFHGRDLFAAAAAHLASGVPLADLGTAIDPATLVQLPIPPCVLTAPGSWLGTIQYIDSFGNLVSNLSSTLISGQSWHLILKDIPIGSAQTYGDRSPGQPLALIGSHGWIEIAVNQGSARLQFGCQVGDRLELKTDDGPLQSHWDSTS; from the coding sequence ATGCTGACCTTGTTAACTGATTTTGGGCTGCAGGATGTCTATGTAGGGGTGATGAAGGGGGTGATCGCGGGCATCAATCCCCACCTGGGGGTGGTCGATCTGACCCACCAGATTCCTCCGCAGGATATTGTTGCTGCCCGGTTTAATCTCCTGAATGCAGTGGACTATTTTCCCGCCGGTACCGTCCATCTGGCTGTGGTCGATCCAGGGGTGGGAGGAAAGCGACGGGCGATCGCAGTGGCTTTTGCTGGGGGATATCTGGTGGGGCCAGATAATGGCCTGTTTAGTGGTGTGCTGGGCCGCAGCCCTACAATCGCAGCCGTAGAACTGACCTGCTCGACCTATTGGCGGACCCCTGACCCCAGTCCGACCTTTCATGGCCGAGATCTCTTTGCTGCCGCTGCCGCACATCTGGCCAGTGGAGTTCCTTTGGCGGATCTGGGAACGGCGATCGATCCGGCTACCCTGGTGCAGTTGCCCATTCCCCCCTGCGTCCTAACCGCACCAGGATCCTGGCTGGGGACTATTCAATACATCGATAGCTTTGGCAATCTCGTGAGTAATCTGTCCTCAACCCTGATTTCAGGTCAATCCTGGCATCTGATCCTGAAGGACATTCCGATTGGGTCTGCTCAAACCTATGGCGATCGGTCCCCTGGCCAGCCTCTGGCGCTGATTGGCAGTCACGGGTGGATAGAAATTGCTGTCAATCAGGGGAGTGCCAGGTTACAGTTTGGGTGCCAAGTGGGCGATAGACTGGAACTAAAAACGGATGACGGTCCCCTCCAAAGTCATTGGGACTCAACTAGCTAA
- a CDS encoding secondary thiamine-phosphate synthase enzyme YjbQ has translation MSQYQQFLSIPTTGKSLLRITQKVQAIVTESGIQMGLCNLFLRHTSASLIIQENADPDVLQDLERFFAMLVPEDSRRYRHSTEGPDDMPAHIRTVLTKTSEQIPIAQGRLLLGTWQGIYIWEHRQMSHTREVVVHINGH, from the coding sequence ATGTCCCAATATCAGCAATTTCTGAGCATTCCAACCACAGGCAAATCCCTCCTGCGAATCACCCAAAAAGTGCAGGCGATCGTAACCGAATCTGGAATTCAAATGGGGCTCTGCAATTTATTCCTGCGCCACACCTCGGCCAGTCTGATTATTCAGGAAAATGCTGACCCAGACGTTTTGCAAGACCTGGAGCGTTTCTTCGCCATGCTGGTGCCGGAAGACAGCCGTCGCTACCGGCACAGTACTGAAGGGCCAGATGACATGCCTGCCCACATTCGTACGGTTTTAACTAAGACTTCTGAGCAGATTCCGATCGCCCAGGGTCGCCTCCTGCTCGGTACCTGGCAGGGGATCTATATCTGGGAACATCGCCAGATGAGCCACACCCGCGAAGTGGTGGTTCATATCAACGGCCATTAA